One Coffea arabica cultivar ET-39 chromosome 5c, Coffea Arabica ET-39 HiFi, whole genome shotgun sequence DNA window includes the following coding sequences:
- the LOC113690891 gene encoding probable lipid-A-disaccharide synthase, mitochondrial isoform X1 produces MNKLQRGVFWNLFSRKDVELNYLLRRSFSISSHPVRDLASKDGELRVFIVAGEVSGDIIGSRFMDSLRKLSPFPVRFAGVGGYLMSKQGLNSLFPMEDISVMGIWELLPHLNNFRVKLKQTVQAALSFQPHVVLTVDSKGFSFRFLKYLRAKCIEQGIISPKHFHYVSPSFWAWKGGEARIKGLSEFIDHVLCILPFEAEICKLNGIAATFVGHPTLEDMIELKEKGASGEIQGNGEEFRSEHGIASGSTVISLLPGSRVQEVTRMLPIFSNTMELLKDAFGELVTVVHIAPNQYVKDYISKAVCKWPVPVVMVSGGSPSMKYKSFSASRVALCTSGTVAVELQLARLPCVVAYRAHLLTEWVIRYKAKVPYISLPNILLKSATIPEALFQGCTPSKLASLVRELVHNENLREQQIAAAAKVIELLSPGKGLINNSTHLETSHAFPNSMSSMVAALTVLQS; encoded by the exons ATGAACAAGTTACAAAGGGGAGTTTTCTGGAATTTGTTTTCTAGAAAAGATGTGGAGTTAAATTATCTGTTGAGAAGATCATTCTCAATTTCAAGCCACCCTGTCAGAGACTTGGCTTCCAAAGATGGGGAGCTCAGAGTGTTCATCGTTGCTGGTGAGGTTTCTGGTGACATCATAGGGTCACGCTTCATGGATTCTCTTAGAAAGCTGAGTCCTTTTCCTGTTCGATTTGCTGGTGTTGGAGG CTACTTGATGTCTAAGCAAGGCTTAAATTCTCTCTTTCCTATGGAAGATATTTCAGTGATGGGTATTTGGGAGTTGTTGCCACACCTTAATAATTTCAGA GTTAAACTGAAACAAACAGTTCAGGCTGCTCTTTCATTCCAGCCTCATGTCGTACTAACGGTGGACTCAAAGGGATTCTCTTTCCGTTTCCTGAAGTATTTGCGAG CTAAATGTATCGAGCAGGGAATCATTAGCCCTAAACACTTCCATTATGTATCACCATCTTTCTGGGCCTGGAAAGGGGGTGAGGCAAGGATTAAAGGGCTTTCTGAGTTTATAGATCATGTATTATGTATCCTCCCATTTGAGGCTGAAATTTGTAAGTTGAACGGAATAGCTGCCACATTTGTAGGACACCCCACTCTGGAAGACATGATAGAGTTGAAG GAGAAGGGAGCATCTGGAGagattcaaggaaatggagaaGAATTTAGAAGTGAACATGGGATAGCTTCAG gatCCACCGTCATTAGCTTGCTTCCTGGAAGCAGAGTTCAGGAAGTTACACGAATGCTTCCAATTTTCTCAAACACTATGGAGCTATTAAAAGATGCCTTTGGGGAGTTGGTTACAGTGGTCCATATCGCACCCAATCAATATGTCAAAGACTATATCAGTAAAGCTGTTTGCAAGTGGCCTGTGCCCGTTGTAATGGTGTCAGGTGGATCTCCCAGCATGAAGTACAAATCATTTAGC GCAAGCAGAGTTGCTTTATGCACTTCTGGAACAGTAGCTGTGGAGTTACAGCTTGCAAGACTACCATGTGTTGTTGCCTACCGTGCTCATCTCCTCACTGAATGGGTCATTCGCTACAAAGCTAAAGTACCTTACATCTCTCTTCCTAATATTCTTTTGAAATCAGCTACAATACCCGAAGCTCTTTTCCAGGGATGCACACCTTCAAAATTGGCATCATTAGTTAG AGAACTCGTACATAATGAAAACCTTAGAGAACAACAGATTGCTGCTGCTGCAAAGGTTATTGAATTATTGAGTCCTGGAAAAGGATTGATCAACAATTCGACGCACCTGGAAACAAGTCATGCGTTTCCGAATTCCATGTCCAGCATGGTTGCAGCATTGACAGTATTGCAGTCATGA
- the LOC113690890 gene encoding condensin complex subunit 2-like produces the protein MAEALSPNPKQRGPFSPSSPFFLGSNDDKLERAQARAARAAAIRRKPAAAGPPAVATANESFLDKQQILELFHNCIKLASENKINQKNTWELNLIDHLCEIIKVEEENDAETNFQKASCTLEAGVKIYSMRVDSVHSEAYKVLGGINRVGQENEKDNTLEDVIDSSHEEGHSKKDQERKLSPLSTLESSFEALNVKKFDVAFAVDPLYHQTSAQFDEGGAKGLLLNNLGVYGNCQVLFDSLELPGKCTLPAIERGRSETIDITFMRDTIEQMVFNIPEKEEISPTLKDIVNLFDEDNRRPPCEPCSSVEKSPGQVKGAEDCFEFDNGACENCGGLDQDEETSLVDEGTYDGGQILPSLHGDGEPCVFSECDVDDRFEKVDDYLFLSLGLLSRQNAWAGPDHWKYRKAKEIPENEDDASPVKAKKSKSRKIESDIDFTKALDADMSNVFAPPKNPKSLLLPANRAPCNTRLPEDCHYQPEDLVKLFLLPNVMCLGRRRRKVPDESSPQEDDYGAMPSWDDQNGFDCFSDHESAYGNVEDLSNLVSQPRQVNKIEVQYDKTSKQVDVQALKETLWDHIREKNLAEVQENSEDHKISFKQILATFPSDCRAASSVRDISPHLCFICLLHLANEHGLWIHGSANLDDLSIHL, from the exons ATGGCTGAAGCCCTAAGCCCGAACCCGAAGCAAAGAGGCCCGTTTTCGCCGTCGAGCCCTTTCTTCTTGGGCTCTAATGATGACAAACTCGAAAGAGCTCAAGCACGCGCTGCCCGTGCTGCAGCCATCCGACGCAAGCCTGCCGCCGCCGGTCCTCCCGCTGTAGCCACTGCAAATGAGTCCTTCCTCGATAAGCAGCAGATTCTAGAATTGTTCCACAATTGCATCAAACTTGCCAGTGAAAAT AAAATTAATCAAAAGAATACGTGGGAGCTGAATTTGATAGATCATCTATGCGAGATTATTaaagttgaagaagaaaatgatgcCGAGACTAATTTTCAGAAG GCAAGTTGTACCCTTGAAGCTGGAGTAAAGATTTACTCAATGAGGGTGGATTCTGTGCATTCAGAGGCATATAAGGTACTTGGAGGGATTAATCGAGTTGGTCAAGAAAATGAGAAAG ACAACACTTTGGAAGATGTCATTGACAGTAGTCATGAGGAAGGTCATTCAAAGAAAGACCAAGAGAGAAAG CTGTCACCTTTGTCGACGCTTGAGTCATCATTTGAGGCACTAAATGTTAAAAAGTTTGATG TGGCCTTTGCTGTGGATCCTCTGTATCATCAGACATCAGCACAATTTGACGAAGGTGGAGCAAAGGGTCTTCTATTGAACAATCTTGGAGTATATGGTAACTGCCAGGTCCTTTTTGATTCACTTGAGTTACCTGGAAAGTGCACATTGCCTGCAATTGAACGTGGCAGATCTGAAACAATTGATATAACTTTCATGAGAG ATACCATAGAACAGATGGTGTTTAACATCCCAGAGAAGGAGGAGATTTCACCCACTCTTAAGGATATAGTTAACCTTTTTGATGAGGATAATCGAAGACCACCATGTGAACCATGTTCTTCTGTAGAAAAATCACCAGGACAAGTTAAGGGAGCTGaggattgctttgagtttgataaTGGTGCATGTGAAAATTGTGGGGGCTTGGATCAGGATGAAGAAACAAGTTTGGTGGATGAAGGAACCTATGATGGGGGTCAGATTTTGCCAAGCCTACATGGG GATGGTGAACCATGTGTTTTCAGTGAATGTGATGTAGATGACAGATTTGAGAAAGTAGATGactatttatttttaagtttggGACTTTTATCAAGGCAAAATGCCTGGGCTGGTCCAGATCATTGGAAGTATCGGAAGGCAAAAG AAATTCCAGAGAATGAAGATGATGCATCACCAGTAAAGGCCAAAAAATCAAAGAGTAGAAAAATTGAATCTGATATTGATTTTACTAAAGCCTTGGATGCTGATATGTCCAATGTCTTTGCTCCCCCAAAGAACCCGAAGTCACTTCTACTGCCTGCAAATAGAGCACCTTGTAATACAAGACTTCCAGAAGATTGCCATTATCAACCAGAGgatcttgtgaagttgtttCTTTTACCCAATGTTATG TGCCTTGGGAGGAGAAGAAGGAAAGTTCCTG ATGAATCAAGTCCACAAGAAGATGATTATGGAGCAATGCCATCATGGGATGATCAAAATGGGTTTGATTGCTTTTCGGATCATGAAAGTGCTTATGGCAATGTCGAAGACTTAAGCAACCTTGTCTCTCAGCCCCGGCAG GTTAACAAGATTGAAGTGCAGTATGACAAAACATCAAAACAGGTTGACGTTCAGGCACTTAAGGAAACCCTGTGGGACCATATAAGAGAAAAAAATCTGGCAGAAGTGCAG GAAAACTCGGAAGACCACAAAATATCTTTCAAGCAAATTTTAGCAACTTTTCCAAGTGACTGCAGAGCAGCATCATCTGTTCGAGACATCTCTCCTCATTTGTGTTTCATATGCTTATTGCATCTTGCAAATGAGCATGGGTTGTGGATCCACGGGTCTGCTAACTTGGATGATCTCAGTATTCATCTTTAG
- the LOC113690891 gene encoding probable lipid-A-disaccharide synthase, mitochondrial isoform X2, which translates to MSKQGLNSLFPMEDISVMGIWELLPHLNNFRVKLKQTVQAALSFQPHVVLTVDSKGFSFRFLKYLRAKCIEQGIISPKHFHYVSPSFWAWKGGEARIKGLSEFIDHVLCILPFEAEICKLNGIAATFVGHPTLEDMIELKEKGASGEIQGNGEEFRSEHGIASGSTVISLLPGSRVQEVTRMLPIFSNTMELLKDAFGELVTVVHIAPNQYVKDYISKAVCKWPVPVVMVSGGSPSMKYKSFSASRVALCTSGTVAVELQLARLPCVVAYRAHLLTEWVIRYKAKVPYISLPNILLKSATIPEALFQGCTPSKLASLVRELVHNENLREQQIAAAAKVIELLSPGKGLINNSTHLETSHAFPNSMSSMVAALTVLQS; encoded by the exons ATGTCTAAGCAAGGCTTAAATTCTCTCTTTCCTATGGAAGATATTTCAGTGATGGGTATTTGGGAGTTGTTGCCACACCTTAATAATTTCAGA GTTAAACTGAAACAAACAGTTCAGGCTGCTCTTTCATTCCAGCCTCATGTCGTACTAACGGTGGACTCAAAGGGATTCTCTTTCCGTTTCCTGAAGTATTTGCGAG CTAAATGTATCGAGCAGGGAATCATTAGCCCTAAACACTTCCATTATGTATCACCATCTTTCTGGGCCTGGAAAGGGGGTGAGGCAAGGATTAAAGGGCTTTCTGAGTTTATAGATCATGTATTATGTATCCTCCCATTTGAGGCTGAAATTTGTAAGTTGAACGGAATAGCTGCCACATTTGTAGGACACCCCACTCTGGAAGACATGATAGAGTTGAAG GAGAAGGGAGCATCTGGAGagattcaaggaaatggagaaGAATTTAGAAGTGAACATGGGATAGCTTCAG gatCCACCGTCATTAGCTTGCTTCCTGGAAGCAGAGTTCAGGAAGTTACACGAATGCTTCCAATTTTCTCAAACACTATGGAGCTATTAAAAGATGCCTTTGGGGAGTTGGTTACAGTGGTCCATATCGCACCCAATCAATATGTCAAAGACTATATCAGTAAAGCTGTTTGCAAGTGGCCTGTGCCCGTTGTAATGGTGTCAGGTGGATCTCCCAGCATGAAGTACAAATCATTTAGC GCAAGCAGAGTTGCTTTATGCACTTCTGGAACAGTAGCTGTGGAGTTACAGCTTGCAAGACTACCATGTGTTGTTGCCTACCGTGCTCATCTCCTCACTGAATGGGTCATTCGCTACAAAGCTAAAGTACCTTACATCTCTCTTCCTAATATTCTTTTGAAATCAGCTACAATACCCGAAGCTCTTTTCCAGGGATGCACACCTTCAAAATTGGCATCATTAGTTAG AGAACTCGTACATAATGAAAACCTTAGAGAACAACAGATTGCTGCTGCTGCAAAGGTTATTGAATTATTGAGTCCTGGAAAAGGATTGATCAACAATTCGACGCACCTGGAAACAAGTCATGCGTTTCCGAATTCCATGTCCAGCATGGTTGCAGCATTGACAGTATTGCAGTCATGA